DNA from Verrucomicrobiota bacterium:
CCACCACAGATTTTGCAATCGCCGTCGGTGAGTTCGTATTCGTAGTAAGGCATGGCAGCGGGTTGGTTGGGGCCTTGGTCAGTTGGCCAGGCATTTGGCAAAGTCTTCGCGAATAACCGATTCGTTCAAGTCTTTCCCAATGAACACGAGTTGCGTGGTCTTCTTCTCTTTGGGATGCCAGACGCGGTCCGGTTCCGCCTCAAACATCATCTGTACCCCCTGAAAAACAATGCGTTGGGACATGCCATAGACGTAAAGGATGCCCTTGCAGCGGTACAGGTCCTCGCCCCGGCTGGAGAGCAGGTCGGTCAGCCATTTTTCGGTCTTGCGCAAGTCCAGCGGGCGGTCTTCCTGGATGACGAACGAGCGCACCCGCTCGTCGTGATGGTGATGCGGTGGCGCGGCATCGCGCGCCGGGTCCGGCGCTTCATGGATGAATTCGAGCGCGTCGTCAGGTTCCTCCGGGGCCACCGGCATGGGGGCGGCCAGTTCGCGCGCCTGGACGTTGAAAATATTGGCGACTTCGATCTGGGCTCGTTGCGTGCGGTGGATTTTGGCGAGCGCGTTCATGCGGCGCAGGCGGGCCTCCAGCCGTGCCAGGTCCGGCGCGGTGACGAGGTCGGTCTTATTCAGTAATAAGACATCCGCAAAGGCAATTTGCGCAGTGGCCTCCGGCGCGGTTTCCAGGGTCTTTTCGATGTGTCGGGCATCCACAACCGTAACGATGGCATCCAGGCGGAAGCGCTTGACGAGTTCGGACGCCATGAACGTGTGCGCGATGGGGCTTGGATCGGCGAGACCGGTGGTCTCAATCAGCACATAATCAAACCGCTTTTGCCGTTGCAGCAGGTCGTGCAGACAGCGGACCAAATCCCCGCGCAACCGGCAGCACAGGCAGCCATTGTTGAGTTCCGTGATTTCCTCGTCGGCACCCACCACCAATTGATTGTCAATGCTGACGGACCCAAACTCATTGATGATGATGGCGCACCGGTAGCCATGCGGTTGCGTGAGCAACTGGTTCAATAAAGTGGTTTTGCCGGCTCCCAAGAAGCCGGTCAACACGGTCACTGGAATTAACTTATCCCCGCTCATGCATTTTAATCTCGTTACCTGGTTAATATAATCGGACGGTCGCGGATGCCAAGGGTAACTTTACGCCTTGCCAGTGCCGCGAAATGACGGTAGTAAACGTTGTATGCCGATTCAATCATCACCCGTTTGCCGTGTGGGCGGGTTCAGGAACGCCGTAGTTCACCGCCAGCGCCCCGCGTTTTGGGCGGCAGTATCACTCTTGGCTGCTCTGTGTTGTCTGGAAGGCCATCTTGCGGTCGCTCCGGCGAACGTCATCACCAACCCGCCGGGATTTATCTATCTGGATACCGCCATTGAAAATGGATCGCCGTTGTCTTGGAACATTCGGCAAGACGGGGCGATCCTGATCAGTCTGGTCTATGATCACGAATATAACACTCCGAACCGGGCGAATGGGCACTGGAACTTTCGGCTGATGGGGAAACCGGGGGCGGAACTGACGCTGGTGTTCACCAATTTCGATAACATTTATAACGGCCGTTTGGGTTCCCCCATCACCGAGAAAACGCATTGCTTTGCTTCGCGCGATGGGCAGGCGTGGCAGGCCTTGCCGATGCACAAGGACACCAATCATAACACCCTGGAATTGCGTTTGAAACTGGAAGGGGACAGCCTGTATCTGGCCCGGCTGGAACCGTACCGGATCAGCGACCTGGACAAGTTAAAAGCGCGGATACAAACCCATGCCGATGTCGGCATTCAGATCATCGGCAAGACGGTGGAAGGGCGGGAACTGGAAATCCTTCGCGTGGGTCGCGAGGACGCGCCCTACCGGGTCTTTTGCCGGGCGCGGGCGCATCCGTGGGAGCCGGGCGGCAACTGGGTGTTGCACGGCATGGTTGAGGCGATGTTGCGCGATCTGGATGCCGGGGGCGACTATGCGCGGCGGTTCTGCATTTACCTGCTGCCCATGGCCAACAAGGACGGCGTCGCGCATGGGCGCACGCGGTTCAACCTGCATGGGCGCGATATTAACCGGAATTGGAACGAGCCGGCGGATGCCACTCTCTGTCCGGAAAACGCCGCTCTGGAACAATGGTTGCAGGGGATGATTGCCAAAGGCAAAAAGCCCCACCTCGCCATTGACTGGCACAATGATAACAATGGCGCGATGATGGTTTATCGGCCCGCCAATGATTCCGTTGCCTGCCTGGCGCGCTTGAAGCGGGTGGAGGACCTCATGCGCGCTCACACCTGGTTTGATCGGCGCTGCTCGATTTCCACCAACAAGGTGGGCACGATTAACGAGGGCTGGCCGGATCGGTTTGGCGTGGATACGTTTGTGCAGGAGTTGAACGCCGACTGGATTGCCAAGCTCGACAAGCCGCCCTTGGGCAAGGACTGGGAGAAGTTGGGCGCGGATATGCTGAAAGTCTTCTGCGAGTATTTTGGCACGCCCACCCGGTGATCGGACATCGAGGATTCAGCACTCCTCGATGGTTGCCTCGGACTTTTCCTGGCACAGGACTTTAAAGGATTGCCCCAGGAAATCCGGGTGCGTGAGTGTCTGGAATTGCCGGGTGCGTGCCGCGTTCCAGGGCGCAAAGCCCGCCGGATTCCTGGTGATAGCCGCCAGGGTTTGCATGAAAAATTGCGATTGCGATACCAAATTGCCGTCGTTCGTGCCTGCCTCCCGTCCGGCATGTTGCAAGGCGGAGAAATTGACATGGGCGGTCAGGTCCTGCTCGCCGGGGTTCGCGAGCACATCGGCTGACTGCGCATGGTGTGCGTAGGCGCGCAACGTGCCTTGGGTGCGTTCCGGGCGAAATAGTTCGCCGGCCAGATACCCGTAATCGAACGCCAACAACCACCCCTGTTCAAACATGTGGGCCGCTTTTTGCCACCAGGCGACGGCACGCGGGGAAATCTCAATGGTATAACCATCCGGCAACGTGCCGAGCAGTTCCTCGGGCAGCGCCCCCAGCCGACTCCATGGCTGGCCCAAGTTAAAGAAGTGCATGGGCTCTTCCGCTGAGCCGTCAGCAGAGCAGGGGAGTCTAACCCAGCCAAACCGATCCTTCGCCCAAGTCACGCCCCATTCAAACCAGCGCTGATTGGCCCGGTCCCAGCCCAGCCGTCGCAATGGAAAGGCATCGAGCAGTTCGTTGGAAAAGATGATTCCGTTCACGGCGGACACCGTTTGCCAGGTGGAATGCCATTGCACGGTTGCGCCCTGCGCGGCTTGTCCGCATGATTCACCAACTTTCGTAGCCGTCGAGTTAAGGAGACGGACCTGGGAAATTGCGGATTGCGGATTGCGGATTGCGGAATCGCCCTCAACCGCCCTGCGGGCACCTTCTCCCCCTTGGGGGAGAAGGATGGGATGAGGGGGTTCATGGGCAGCAAAGCGGGCCAGCCGTTCTCGTTGCCACGATTGGCGCACGGCGGACGGTTCCAGAATCACGTAGGTGAGACGTTGCGCCAAATCCGGGCGGAAGACATGCAGCCAGTTCAGAATATCCTCGGCCAAGCGTCCATCATGACTGCCGGCCTCGACAATCTGGCAAGACGTCGCCGGTTTGCCGCGCTCGCCCAGGGAATCCAGCCAACGGCTGAACTGATAGGCCAGCAGTTCGCCAAACAGGCAGCCCACGCTGACGCTGGTATAAAAATCCCCGCGCCGTCCCGGCGTGCGTGCGGCGGTTTCATAATAGCCAAGGCCGGGCGCGTACACCGCCAGCTCCATGAAGCGTTCAAAGGGAATCGCCCCGCCATTATCGCGGATTTCCTGGCTCAACATTTCCGTTAGCGCCTGCATCGTGCGTGACGGGGATCATGAACCCGGAAATGAATAAATGGAATGCGAAAACGTTTTTTTGCTGTTTTTGGCGGAATACTCGGTGGAATCCCGAAGTCCGAATTCCGAAAACACGCTAAATCCATCAGGGGAGCCACCAACTCCCCTGGCCGTTGCCGGGCTGGGAAAACGCCGCGTTTCAACGTGAAAAGCGACCCGGCCACAGTCTCCGCACCAGGCATCGGATTCCGGATTCGGAATTCGGTATTCTTTCGGATTTCGGTCCTCGGATTTCGGATTTAGCCGGACCCCTTCTACCGAAATCAGCGAGCCGAAACAGCGCAAATTCATGATCTGCACGAGAGACCGTAAAAATGAGGGGGGCGCCGATTTTGCGGAA
Protein-coding regions in this window:
- a CDS encoding GTP-binding protein, whose product is MSGDKLIPVTVLTGFLGAGKTTLLNQLLTQPHGYRCAIIINEFGSVSIDNQLVVGADEEITELNNGCLCCRLRGDLVRCLHDLLQRQKRFDYVLIETTGLADPSPIAHTFMASELVKRFRLDAIVTVVDARHIEKTLETAPEATAQIAFADVLLLNKTDLVTAPDLARLEARLRRMNALAKIHRTQRAQIEVANIFNVQARELAAPMPVAPEEPDDALEFIHEAPDPARDAAPPHHHHDERVRSFVIQEDRPLDLRKTEKWLTDLLSSRGEDLYRCKGILYVYGMSQRIVFQGVQMMFEAEPDRVWHPKEKKTTQLVFIGKDLNESVIREDFAKCLAN
- a CDS encoding M14-type cytosolic carboxypeptidase; protein product: MAALCCLEGHLAVAPANVITNPPGFIYLDTAIENGSPLSWNIRQDGAILISLVYDHEYNTPNRANGHWNFRLMGKPGAELTLVFTNFDNIYNGRLGSPITEKTHCFASRDGQAWQALPMHKDTNHNTLELRLKLEGDSLYLARLEPYRISDLDKLKARIQTHADVGIQIIGKTVEGRELEILRVGREDAPYRVFCRARAHPWEPGGNWVLHGMVEAMLRDLDAGGDYARRFCIYLLPMANKDGVAHGRTRFNLHGRDINRNWNEPADATLCPENAALEQWLQGMIAKGKKPHLAIDWHNDNNGAMMVYRPANDSVACLARLKRVEDLMRAHTWFDRRCSISTNKVGTINEGWPDRFGVDTFVQELNADWIAKLDKPPLGKDWEKLGADMLKVFCEYFGTPTR
- a CDS encoding SAM-dependent methyltransferase; the encoded protein is MQALTEMLSQEIRDNGGAIPFERFMELAVYAPGLGYYETAARTPGRRGDFYTSVSVGCLFGELLAYQFSRWLDSLGERGKPATSCQIVEAGSHDGRLAEDILNWLHVFRPDLAQRLTYVILEPSAVRQSWQRERLARFAAHEPPHPILLPQGGEGARRAVEGDSAIRNPQSAISQVRLLNSTATKVGESCGQAAQGATVQWHSTWQTVSAVNGIIFSNELLDAFPLRRLGWDRANQRWFEWGVTWAKDRFGWVRLPCSADGSAEEPMHFFNLGQPWSRLGALPEELLGTLPDGYTIEISPRAVAWWQKAAHMFEQGWLLAFDYGYLAGELFRPERTQGTLRAYAHHAQSADVLANPGEQDLTAHVNFSALQHAGREAGTNDGNLVSQSQFFMQTLAAITRNPAGFAPWNAARTRQFQTLTHPDFLGQSFKVLCQEKSEATIEEC